The window ATAAACTCTCTTCAATGGTGCGTCAGATCATGCAATCAATTGGTTTTCTGGGTCCTGCCTTCTTCCTGACTCAGCTGAGCCGTGTCAAAACTCCAGCAATGGCCGTTCTCTGCATGGCATGCAGTCAGGTATGCCATCATCATAATAGTTATTCAAAAGAGCCATAGTATTATTATGTATTAAAAGCTATGATGCCATTTTTAGACTTGTACACCTGCCGACACAAGATTATTCTTCTAAGAATACAACTATAAACTGAACAAAATATAAATGCAAAATGTCTGACAGTTGTCTCACTTAAGAACCAACTACAGCTCTAACATAAAGACTTATGTTGTCCCCAAACAGGGCGCTGATGCATTCTCTCAGTCGGGTCTCTACTCTAATCATCAAGACATTGGCCCACGCTACGCTGTGAGATAACATCAAGTTTCtccttttactttttttttgtcagtaaGCATCTTTAGACGTGAAAATGAAATGTTTGTCAGTAACTATGTTGACGTGGATCCTCTCGCAGGGTGTACTCTTGGGACTTTCAAACACAGCAGGAGTCCTGGCTGGTGTCTTTGGCACTGCAGCTACTGGCTACATCCTCCAGCGAGGTATCTATATAATTATATGATTCACATTCTTCCCAATGACATAGATTCCCAACGACTCTATTATTAATTAACTAGCTGCTATTCATGATCCGGATCTAGTTgggtttattttatattatccaaaGTTGAGCAGATATCTACTTCATTAAGCTGTAGAATTAATTTAGCTCTTGGTGATCGAATAAAGATATTCACCGTATTATATAATCAGTGGACCTGAATGTATAGGTTCATGGGACGATGTGTTCAAAGTAGCAGTTGGACTGTATTTAATTGGAACTCTGGTGTGGAACTTGTTCGCAACCGGAGAGAAGGTTCTCGACTAGCCAGCAGCCGCTGATGAACAAAGTAGCCAGTTGGTGTGAGGAAAGCTCTTTATATGTTTTCTCTGCTTTAAATTTGATCTGATAGCGAAAGTGGTTGCCTTTGTTTGTTAAGAAAATGTATTCTTATTTTTTGGGACCATTTTTAAAAGCTTACAATTCGATGGGGAAGGAGAACACTTAAAATGTAAAGCTCAcataaagaagaaaagaaacagCAACCAGTTATGTATTCCCTTTTTAGAGTATCAACATCTATTAGTTGATAGCTAAATCTCCGACATTTAAAAACACATTGTAATTCCGTGAAACCAATAAATAAGAACCGAAACCAAATccttaaataggaaaaaaagaaaaaaaagcaaagCGTACACTTGAGAACAAACCGAAAGCCATATACACACATCACAAACCTGAccgaaacattaaaatataaaacaacaaGACTTTACATATCATCATCTTTATGTTTTCTCGACGCCAGACTTACATTCGGACACAAAGAGTCACATACTACATACTGTTATTATCGTCATCATCAAACCAAATCACCTTTTCATCGTCTGTCTTCGTTTTAACTGTCGTTTTGGGAACCGGCGGCCCGAATGAAAGAATCCCGTCGTTGTCCCCCGACAAATGCTTGTTTCAGTCGAGAGATGGGTCCCATCAGTCTTCCAGCTGCTTTCTgaaaccccaaaaaaaaaaaaaattagacttaAGGGCCTGCTTATATGCATTAGATACATCGTTTATGGGGTTAGTCAAGAccgtgagaaaaaaaaaagattcaaagcTATACCTCATTACCAATGGTTGATTCCCAGTTAAGCTGCAAAACCTGCCACCTGTCATGTTGCCAACGCTGTCCAAGAACCACAACTCCCATGACAGCAGCAGCAGCTATGAAAATGGACCAAACTGTGTTGGTTTCTTTCGCCTGAGAGATCAAAGAAGCGGCGCTTCTTTTCCACCAAGGCTCGCAAGGTGGTGGGGAGTTTGCTGCTGCTGCTACTTGATGATGCTCCTCTTCCAGTTCAGGTGGAGCGACGTCGGTTTGTTGTTGAATAGGGTCGCTGTGTTCGCCACCAAAAGCTCTCTCATCTTGCATGTAAATGTTGCTTTTGCCTTTGCCCTCTTGGAGAAAGTCAAACTCATCATCTTTGGCTAAATCCAAGCCTTTTAGGGTCAAATCTCCACCATCTTCTTTTCCGGTTTCTTGCTCTACAGAGAATTCAGAatccatcttcatcttcttctcactAGGTTCCGTGGGGATGTCGGTGTGATGTTGTTCTTCTTCAGAGGGTGGGAAAGCAAAGTGGCGAGACATGTACAGAGGATGAGATGTCGTCGTCGTAGTCTCTGCTTCGTAAGGAGGAGGAGTAACATCATCATCAACTGGTTTGGGACCAGGAGAAGCAGCATAAGCAGAAGCAGTGAGTGAAACAACTTCCCAATCAGTTCCACGAGTAGCGTTGTCACCACCTGATGATGCTTCCTCTTTGTCAGccattctacaaaaaaaaaaaaaacagtttgtcATAAAGTCACAGAGATCCAACATATATATACTACAAAGCAACAAACAATACCATTTCTGATAGACATGTTTttaatgaatgaatgaataTTCATTTACATAAACTGATAAAAGAGATCCGGTTTGATTCTGAATTTCATAAACCATACCATACCATGTACATATGAGTAAACCGTCCAATCAATCAAGCTATACAATCAAAATCTCAACACACAAATCGATCGTTTTAAATTTACCGACAAGAGATGGTTGACAAAAGAAATAATCTCACAGATGAAATCTGAAGCGATAAGATCAAACAGACTGTGCAGGAGCCGTACGAAGACGAAGAGGATGTTTAGATATGATTGCGATgagagacgaagaagaagaaaataaaaccgCCTCGATTACTCTGCAaatggttttattttttcatttatttctccctttttctatatatataaaaatgataaaaaggaGGAGGAGAACTGTTCTGGGAAGCAAGACGGAACCGGATACGGGGAACACCGGTTGCATTTTGCTCTCCAAGAGCCCAAGAAAACCTTACATTTCAACCTGGCTTAGTAAGTGACCGATTGTATACGACAGAAATTATAATAATTGACTGCTGTGgccaaaaaaagataaaaattattGACTATCGAGCAGTGATTGACTGCTTGCTGAAATGGTAAACTTGAGGTCATTTGATAAAACTTTCAAAAGTATTGACAAGTTCAATTTCTATATGTACAGTAAAAATACGACAGCCGAAGTTGGTGAAATGTAAATTTACTGTTATAcatatatcttcttctttttctttaacaaaatcTTCAAGTTTGCAAGTTTGCAAGCTCATGGCCCAGTGGCCATATGTCAGTCCCTTTGGGACCTTGGTATCAAGGGTTCAACCCCTTCCTGCCTCCTGTAGTGAGGCCTTCCCCTCTATGAGGGTTTGGGCTATCGGGCCGGTCCGTTGTGGCCCgaaagttgataaaaaaaaaaaaatataaataaagttagttgttaaaaaaaaaaaaaaatcttcaagtTACGTTTTGCGCTTGGTTCGGTTCTCTCGGCCTCTGAAATTCCATGTGGGCTTCTTCAGTAATGGCCCAATATACTAATGATTGAATAGTGTTTTGTTTACACAATCACACGTGACATATGAATTAAGGCCTATATTTCccttggttgttgttgttgtttatccaattttcttcctttttaataCCTGAATCATAAAATTTTTGGTTGGTAATATGGCGTGTAACTAAGCTTAAAAATGGtaaccaatatatttttttttgtttctaacgATTATTGTATCTCTTTTTAGTTTTagctatttaaaatttttacaagCGAAGAAAATAGAAATCAGGAATTATTGGGGTTCTACACAAAGGACATGTCATTTTATCGTCATGGATCCAACGGTCAATACACGTCTTGTGAAAAACATGAACGCAGTTCCTTAAACACCGGACCTGGTCGCCACCATCGAACTCATCTTGACATATCCGGCAGCTCTCCGGGGGATCCACCCGTGACATATCCTTGAACTTCGTCGCCGGAAGCATATCGTCCATTGGAATCTTCTTGTTTATGCCGGCCGAAGAATAAGCCCCAAACAAACGAGTTGGAACAAGAAAAGAACAAACAGCTCTCATAAAATCATTCAGAATAACTCCCACGATTATAATTCCGGTGCCGCCGTAGGAAAAGCCCATGTTACCTTTCTTTTTAAAGAATGatggaaaagaaagaaagaaacatttTGTGGAAGCATGTATATAAATTGGCTATTTATATCAATTTGGATATTACAATTCTCGGTGTTAGCGTAGATCGCGAGGGGCGGGATTTGTAGAAAAAGAGGATTGAAACTTACGTTAAAGAAATAAAGCTACTGACGGTGACTGAAAACAACCAATCATAGAAGAACAGGATGTATGATGGGTTGGTGATAGGCATAGAAGAAGGAGATAAAGTGAAAAGTGAATAGTTCACATAGTTGACAAACATGTCTTGGAAGCAAAAGCAAagtctatatataattattattatatatagagatatCATATagtctttcaatttttttttaaaaaaatgatgttCTGATTTTACAGAATTTTAGatgattttaaaaacattctgaATCACTTCTGAAATGATAAATTTGGATTGAAGATATTTTAACTAATAATTTCACTAAAACATGTCTACAAGTTCGATTTGCAAATTAGttatgatgtgagtaatagtTTCAATGTTATGGTTTGGCTCTTTTTTTATGCAGATTATCTAAATTTGAAGATAAATTCTTTTCAAAAGGGATGGGATTATGTATTCCTGATCGAACCGAATGATAATACAAACATGGTCAAGTTTAGATTGTCAACTGATGACAAACCAAATGACAATACAAATGTGGTTAAGTCCAAATGGTCAGGTAAAGAAAAATTAGAGAACGCTACAATCCTGGTCAAGTCCAGATGGTCAAGTGAAGAACGTGGGAATAAGCTTGAACCAGATGGAGAGATTGAAGATGAAGGTGtcttaactattcaaaaagGTCCAATGACTTGTGCAAGATCAAAGAAGCTCATGAAAGCTGTTAGTGGAATGTTTAGGtcagtttgggaacaaaaagaAAGCCATGGTCAAAAGTAATCATCCATGAAACCTTGACCATAGTTACCTTAACCATCGTTCAAGCAAGTCTTGGTCGAAGGTCAAGCTGATCAACATTTAGGCATTCTTTTTCCATGTCTTTGGTTTGTCTCACTTtattttccaaagataggttttaaATGAGACCATAAATGACTTCTTCTACCACCTAATTGTTGATCCATAGTCGTAagcttattttatgttttattttgaattttaaaacttaGTTTCTTATAACGTGGGAGCCTTTGGTCTTTTACTTTTTTCATTCCAAAGACCTTATACATGTACAAGGTTCTTGTCTTTATTTCTTGCTCGAAATTCTCTTGTTCATCATCATATTTTCAATCTAGCTTGTTTTCTCTTTGGAGTTATCTtgttctggtgtgtaatatccacaGAATTAAAGGCTATTTGCTTGGTGTGTTATATCCAAATCTAAAAGTATCAAGAGGTCCAACCAtccctcttgtgtcaccattcctTTCCACATGCCTTgaaagcttgagtctttgattcgctTTGCAAAGATTAACCATCTGCATCCAGAGATCTATCCTACAAAGTTCATATCACGGTGGATAGGGTTGGGCATCTTATCcgttaattttaatttgatttgttattCATTCGATTCGTTTAAAAAATCTGGACATCCGTAAGTCTTCGAagcaaataaatattaaaaatcaacaTCTGTTCAAAATGAAGCAAAacacaaatactaaaaattcTAGAGTCGGATATCCAATCCGCTCCAAacttttatacaaataaatgTATACATGTAcaattaaatatagaaatttaaatttaaaattttatatagctACTATTTTAACATATAgctttattagttttatttttaaaattgcttATAGAAGTATTAAATTAAGAAAGGAattaattttatctaaaattttatgttttataagaacatttaattaattttttaaaattgtgaaacatatagttttactaatatttattttatattatgttaaAGATATTTTTTGAAGATAAACttgtattttctattttttttatattgaacaaaGTGAATGAGATATCctttatattcataaatgtctGAAGGATATCATTCATAAATGAatgagatattttttttctatttttctattctAATATTGTTTAGAAACTTGAatagatttattattttatgcttAAATCTTTTAGTTTATACTAAATGAGCTTTTAATTCTCTTATATCTTTGACCTTTGACCTGTTTTTGTGTTGGTCTACCAATgataatcaaataattataaTCAAATAATGCTCTttgatatacatacaaaatattttattccgTATCAAACCAAATCATAGAAaccaaaacttaaatattttttaacagtaATATTTGTTAACAGTACCAATCTATGGACCTCCTGTTACATAATACCGtgagaaaaatacaatataatttaaatatataaataaaagtagTCAAACTAgaaccattaattttttttttttaaagtttgtaTATACTGTAAAATATGCATTTGCGTAATCGGGCGGGTcaaaatttagttaatatcGTAGGATTGGTTCTGAGTTCGATAAGAATTTGTACCATGAACGAGTTGGTCAATGCAAGTTGAGgatgagttaaaaaaaaagaaaaaagtaaatCGGTGACCGTCAAAGCTATTTGGCATTAATtacttcaaaaagaaaaaaaaacaggggGGGGATCGAGAGTAAACCctagaagaataagaagaagaaagaatcaTGACGACGGGAGATCTGGTGAATATCCATCCTACAGAGCTTAAGTTCCCttgtaagttttttatttttatttttaataatcgAATCAAACAAATGTTTCGACGATGATTGGAAAAATTCGAATTTTGATTGGATTGGTCCCTGTTGTTGAAATTGAAATTGACATTTGAAAGTTGAGTTGAAGAAGCAAAGCTCGTGCTCGTTGCAAATTAGCAACAAGACTAGTACTCAAGTTGTCGCATTTAAGGTTAAGACAACGAATCCTCGCAAATACTGTGTCCGACCAAACACCGGTGTTGTCTTGCCCGGTGATTCCTGCAATGTTACAGGTGATCAATTGaattgtgtttttctttttcttttttaaaaaaatatctattataCTGATCAATTGAACTATGTGTGTTTGTTCCTTACTTTAGTGACGATGCAAGCCCAGAAAGAGGCACCTCTCGATATGCAATGCAAAGACAAGTTCCTTGTTCAGTCTGTTATCGTCTCTGACGCTACTACTTCCAAAGATGTCCTCGCTGAAATGGTTTTGTTTTGCTTctcttttcatgtttaccatttcCACTCTCCTCTCTTTAGTTACTCTTCATTACATTGGTTGTTGCAGTTCAACAAGGAGCCTGGTAGAGTGATTGAGGATTTCAAATTGAGGGTTGTTTACATCCCTGCTAATCCCCCTTCACCTGTCCCTGAAGGCTCTGAAGAAGGCAACTCTCCAAGGACCGACTTTCCTGCCTCTCAATTTGATGACCACGTGAGCTACTACGAGCTtgttggagagagagagagagagattttagTGAGTGAAGCTAATATGCATCCTCTCTTTTCTTGTTTCAGGTGTCCAGAACGCTAGAAGAAACAAGTGAGAAATCCTCCGAGGTACAATAATGTCACACAAGTCTTTTCTTCTAATCTAGACTACACAATGCTTCTATTTCATTATCATATCATTGTGTTTTTCTCAGGCGTGGTCCATGATTCACAAATTGACGGAGGAGAAGGCTTGTGCTGTCCAGCAAAGTCAGAAGCTCCGACAGGAACTGGTAAGTGATTTACTTGTCCTTTTGTTTTATAAAGAAAGtaacacatatatttatatatatatatggctgTTGTATTCAGGAGATGCTGAGGAGAGAATCAAGCAATAAGCAGTCTGGTGGTGGTCATTCCTTGGTGTTGATGCTGTT of the Brassica rapa cultivar Chiifu-401-42 chromosome A03, CAAS_Brap_v3.01, whole genome shotgun sequence genome contains:
- the LOC103858875 gene encoding ATG8-interacting protein 2, whose translation is MADKEEASSGGDNATRGTDWEVVSLTASAYAASPGPKPVDDDVTPPPYEAETTTTTSHPLYMSRHFAFPPSEEEQHHTDIPTEPSEKKMKMDSEFSVEQETGKEDGGDLTLKGLDLAKDDEFDFLQEGKGKSNIYMQDERAFGGEHSDPIQQQTDVAPPELEEEHHQVAAAANSPPPCEPWWKRSAASLISQAKETNTVWSIFIAAAAVMGVVVLGQRWQHDRWQVLQLNWESTIGNEKAAGRLMGPISRLKQAFVGGQRRDSFIRAAGSQNDS
- the LOC103858876 gene encoding E3 ubiquitin-protein ligase RHA1B; this encodes MGFSYGGTGIIIVGVILNDFMRAVCSFLVPTRLFGAYSSAGINKKIPMDDMLPATKFKDMSRVDPPESCRICQDEFDGGDQVRCLRNCVHVFHKTCIDRWIHDDKMTCPLCRTPIIPDFYFLRL
- the LOC103858877 gene encoding vesicle-associated protein 1-3; this encodes MTTGDLVNIHPTELKFPFELKKQSSCSLQISNKTSTQVVAFKVKTTNPRKYCVRPNTGVVLPGDSCNVTVTMQAQKEAPLDMQCKDKFLVQSVIVSDATTSKDVLAEMFNKEPGRVIEDFKLRVVYIPANPPSPVPEGSEEGNSPRTDFPASQFDDHVSRTLEETSEKSSEAWSMIHKLTEEKACAVQQSQKLRQELEMLRRESSNKQSGGGHSLVLMLLVGLLGCVIGYILNVRT